The Betaproteobacteria bacterium genome window below encodes:
- a CDS encoding CoA transferase: MAETVKPLTGIRVLDLTTALSGPYASQLMADLGADVAKVESITHSDNTRGVHPFIGEVSHYFVAINHDKRSLQLDLKQGADKKMLLRLVEKADVILSNLRAGALDALGLGCGVLAARNPRLIQCLISGFGQTESAYRRKSAFDATMQAMTGFMSVTSEPEGGPLRCGVSIGDIIPAVFAVQGITTALYNRERTGKGEVVDVAMFDCLFSALSYYITLTQATGASPAPSGTTHASVAPMGRFQASDGWLMIAAFTEGFWRNLCRAIGRPHWAEDSRFITMKERLANRDLLMDELSVVFRTRTRTEWQAILDEYDVPHSPVLNVLDVLHHPVVQERNLLRPQALPGGGTVQVSRQPVVYGAQVPDVQPARPAPALGQHSEEIIREWLRE; the protein is encoded by the coding sequence ATGGCCGAGACCGTCAAACCTCTCACCGGCATTCGGGTGCTCGACCTCACGACGGCGCTATCCGGGCCCTATGCGAGCCAGCTCATGGCTGACCTCGGCGCCGACGTGGCCAAGGTCGAAAGCATTACACATTCGGACAATACACGTGGTGTGCACCCCTTCATTGGCGAGGTCAGCCACTACTTCGTCGCGATCAACCACGACAAGCGCAGCCTGCAGCTGGATCTGAAGCAAGGTGCAGACAAGAAAATGCTATTGCGCCTGGTCGAGAAGGCGGACGTTATTCTAAGCAACCTGCGCGCGGGTGCGCTCGACGCGCTGGGCCTTGGATGCGGCGTGCTCGCAGCCCGCAACCCGCGACTCATTCAGTGCCTGATCTCCGGCTTCGGTCAGACCGAGAGCGCCTATCGCAGGAAATCCGCGTTCGACGCGACCATGCAGGCGATGACTGGCTTCATGAGTGTGACGAGCGAACCCGAGGGCGGGCCCTTGCGATGTGGCGTCTCCATCGGCGACATCATTCCGGCGGTTTTCGCGGTGCAGGGAATCACGACGGCACTCTACAACCGCGAGCGAACCGGCAAGGGCGAGGTGGTCGACGTGGCGATGTTCGACTGTCTCTTCAGCGCGCTCTCGTACTACATCACGCTCACCCAGGCGACGGGAGCGTCGCCGGCGCCCTCGGGTACGACGCACGCATCTGTGGCCCCGATGGGACGTTTCCAGGCAAGCGATGGCTGGCTGATGATAGCCGCCTTCACCGAGGGTTTCTGGCGCAACCTTTGCCGGGCGATCGGTCGGCCCCATTGGGCCGAGGACTCCCGCTTCATCACGATGAAGGAGCGGTTAGCCAATCGCGACCTGCTGATGGACGAGCTGAGCGTGGTATTCCGGACCAGGACCCGGACTGAATGGCAGGCGATCCTGGACGAGTACGACGTGCCACACAGCCCGGTACTCAACGTTCTCGACGTGCTCCATCATCCAGTGGTGCAGGAGCGCAATTTGTTGCGGCCTCAAGCGCTGCCAGGCGGTGGCACTGTCCAGGTCAGCCGCCAGCCGGTGGTCTACGGAGCGCAAGTGCCGGATGTGCAACCTGCGAGGCCCGCGCCGGCATTGGGACAACATTCCGAGGAAATCATCCGGGAGTGGTTGCGCGAATGA
- a CDS encoding zinc-binding dehydrogenase produces the protein MRAVLCKDYGGPSGLVMENVPTPEPGSDEVRVTVRAAGVNFPDVLMIQNKYQFRPPLPFSPGYEIAGVVSALGDGVTGLAVGDAGIAMLRYGGFAEEAIVPADRFWRIPKDMDFTTAAAFPLAYGTSYHALKDRGRLQPGETLLVLGAAGGVGLAAVQLGKLMGATVIACASSVEKLATCRKHGADHLVDYQKQDFREAVKALTEGRGVDVLLDPVGGQYAEPAVRSMAWLGRYLVVGFTSGEIPRIPTNLPLLKGCSLVGVAWDTYSRRNAAGGRANVAEMVDWIRAGKLDPVVTARYTLADAPRALEAIAQRRVTGKIVIVP, from the coding sequence ATGCGCGCCGTATTGTGCAAGGATTACGGAGGACCCAGCGGCCTCGTCATGGAAAACGTCCCGACGCCCGAGCCGGGATCGGACGAAGTTCGCGTAACCGTTAGGGCAGCCGGAGTGAATTTTCCCGACGTCCTGATGATTCAGAACAAGTACCAGTTTCGCCCTCCCCTTCCGTTCTCGCCGGGATACGAAATCGCCGGCGTCGTGTCCGCGCTGGGCGACGGGGTCACCGGGCTGGCGGTCGGTGACGCGGGCATCGCGATGCTGCGCTATGGCGGATTCGCGGAAGAAGCGATCGTACCGGCCGACCGGTTCTGGCGCATTCCCAAGGACATGGATTTCACTACCGCGGCTGCCTTTCCGCTCGCCTACGGCACCAGCTACCACGCGCTGAAAGATCGAGGCCGTTTGCAGCCCGGTGAGACTCTGCTGGTTCTCGGGGCAGCCGGCGGCGTCGGGCTGGCCGCCGTGCAGCTCGGCAAATTAATGGGCGCCACGGTCATCGCATGTGCGTCTTCGGTCGAGAAGCTGGCAACATGCCGCAAGCATGGCGCAGATCATCTCGTCGACTATCAGAAACAGGATTTTCGCGAGGCAGTCAAAGCACTGACCGAAGGGCGTGGAGTCGACGTCCTGTTGGACCCCGTCGGTGGCCAATACGCCGAACCCGCGGTCCGCTCGATGGCCTGGCTGGGACGCTATCTGGTCGTGGGTTTTACGAGTGGGGAGATACCACGGATTCCGACCAATTTGCCCCTTCTGAAGGGCTGCTCGTTGGTCGGCGTGGCATGGGATACCTATTCGCGCCGCAATGCAGCCGGGGGCCGCGCCAACGTCGCGGAAATGGTCGACTGGATTCGCGCCGGCAAGCTGGATCCGGTCGTTACGGCCCGGTACACCCTCGCGGACGCGCCGCGCGCGCTGGAAGCTATCGCGCAGCGCAGGGTGACGGGTAAGATCGTGATCGTGCCGTAG
- a CDS encoding 1,4-dihydroxy-2-naphthoyl-CoA synthase (catalyzes the formation of 1,4-dihydroxy-2-naphthoate from O-succinylbenzoyl-CoA), with protein sequence MTYQDIRLEKKDGIARITIARPKVMNAFRGQTVEELIDAFSNAGWDRDIGVIVLGGAGERAFCTGGDQSAHDGQYDGRGTIGMPIEQLHGVMREVPKPVIARIQGYAIGGGNVLATLCDLTIASEKAIFGQVGPKVGSVDPGWGTAYLASVIGEKRAREIWYLCRRYNAEQALQMGLCNAVVPHDQLDQEIDKWCAEILEKSPTAIAIAKSSFNAATDSMRGIGSLGFQALNLYYQTEESKEGVKAFMEKRPPQFRKKSD encoded by the coding sequence ATGACATATCAGGATATACGTTTGGAGAAGAAGGACGGCATCGCGCGCATCACGATCGCCCGGCCGAAGGTCATGAACGCGTTCCGTGGTCAGACCGTTGAGGAATTGATTGACGCGTTCTCGAACGCGGGCTGGGATCGCGACATCGGCGTAATTGTGCTCGGTGGCGCCGGAGAACGCGCGTTTTGCACGGGCGGAGACCAGTCGGCGCACGACGGGCAGTACGATGGGCGTGGAACGATCGGCATGCCGATCGAGCAGCTGCACGGCGTGATGCGGGAAGTGCCCAAACCGGTGATCGCGCGGATTCAAGGCTACGCCATCGGCGGCGGCAACGTACTCGCCACGCTTTGCGATCTCACCATCGCTTCGGAAAAGGCAATCTTCGGGCAGGTCGGTCCCAAGGTAGGGTCTGTCGACCCCGGCTGGGGAACCGCGTATCTTGCTTCGGTGATCGGGGAGAAGCGCGCGCGCGAAATATGGTACCTGTGCCGACGCTACAACGCCGAGCAGGCGCTGCAGATGGGCTTGTGCAACGCCGTCGTGCCTCACGATCAGCTCGATCAGGAGATCGACAAGTGGTGCGCCGAGATTCTGGAGAAGAGCCCCACGGCCATCGCCATTGCGAAGAGCTCCTTCAACGCAGCGACCGATTCCATGCGTGGAATCGGCAGCCTCGGCTTCCAGGCCCTGAATCTCTACTACCAGACGGAGGAGTCGAAGGAAGGCGTGAAAGCCTTCATGGAGAAACGTCCGCCTCAGTTCCGCAAGAAATCGGATTGA
- a CDS encoding glucose 1-dehydrogenase codes for MKGLGGKITIVTGAGSGIGKAIARRLAAEGCVVGVLDRNASAADETTSDIRRAGGKAYGYTVDITDLAAIQTAVRAFEADAGPIDALVNNAGWDKAAPFLASTPELWKQLIDINLYGPINMHHAVLPGMVARKRGRVINIASDAGRVGSSGESVYSACKGGIIAFTKTLAREHARHNIQLNAVCPGPTDTPLLRSFADEGEAGAKLIDGLTRAIPMRRLGQPDDYPGIVAFLASDDAAFITGQTISVSGGLTMHG; via the coding sequence ATGAAAGGGCTCGGAGGCAAGATCACCATCGTTACCGGTGCCGGCAGCGGAATCGGCAAAGCCATTGCCCGTCGGCTGGCAGCAGAGGGCTGCGTGGTCGGCGTCCTGGACCGGAACGCGAGCGCGGCAGATGAAACGACAAGCGACATCCGCCGGGCGGGAGGCAAGGCGTACGGTTACACGGTCGACATCACCGACCTCGCCGCGATTCAGACAGCCGTCCGGGCATTCGAAGCCGATGCCGGCCCGATCGATGCACTGGTGAACAATGCCGGATGGGACAAGGCCGCCCCATTCCTGGCCTCGACTCCCGAGCTGTGGAAGCAGCTGATCGACATCAATCTGTATGGACCGATCAACATGCACCACGCCGTGCTGCCTGGAATGGTCGCCCGCAAGCGCGGGCGCGTGATCAACATCGCCTCGGACGCGGGCCGCGTTGGCTCATCGGGCGAATCGGTCTACTCCGCCTGCAAAGGCGGCATCATCGCTTTCACAAAGACGCTCGCACGCGAGCACGCACGCCACAATATCCAGTTGAATGCCGTTTGTCCGGGTCCCACCGATACCCCGCTGCTGCGATCGTTCGCGGATGAGGGCGAGGCGGGCGCAAAGCTCATCGACGGCCTGACGCGCGCGATCCCGATGCGGCGCCTCGGACAGCCGGACGATTACCCCGGCATCGTCGCTTTCCTGGCAAGCGACGATGCTGCCTTCATCACCGGACAGACAATCAGCGTCTCCGGCGGTCTCACCATGCACGGTTAA
- a CDS encoding NAD(P)-binding protein: MAGAAEDSVHPAETYPLLLSPLRVGPLLLRNRLVMGSMHTRLPLAGKGSGAFAQFYAERARGGASLIVTGGVSPNYEGRMEPGAAVLDRESAVGDHAPIVAAVHEAGSAIVMQILHAGRYAKHDAAVGPSNVPAAINRFTPRPLRADEVERTIEDYVECAILAQAAGYDGVDVMGSEGYLINQFTARRTNNRRDAWGGSAENRMRFALEVVGRMRARLGPQFAILYRISALDLVEDGATAEETAALASALERSGANALSTGIGWHESRVPTVAHMVPRGAWRFAAARLKGAVSIPVVASNRINTPKLAEDILALGEADLVALARPLLADPDFLLKAGTGRAASIAPCIACNQACLDYIFTDRIATCLVNPRAGRELDYPAALASKRERIAVGGSGPAGLAFAITAAARGHAVTLFESQIRIGGQLQLACRVPGKEEFASLLAYYDHEVRRLGIELRLATALTAELTRDGFFDRIVLATGVVPRKPRFGGLDHPKVSWYPEVLKGCVVPGERVAVIGAGAIAFDIAEYLTATAAADEQQFYREWGVVRSVNMPGGIAPARPAPAQRAVHLFQRAPGRPAARLGISTGWIIRTALQRRNVTILTGCEYRHVDDAGLHFSVQGKAQSIAVDDVVVCAGQEAIHPPASELEALGVPVHLIGGARDAVAIDARRAIEEGYRLALKC; encoded by the coding sequence ATGGCTGGGGCGGCCGAAGACTCCGTGCACCCGGCAGAAACTTACCCGTTGCTGCTTTCGCCGCTTCGGGTGGGACCGCTCTTGCTGCGTAACCGACTCGTGATGGGCTCGATGCACACGCGCCTGCCGCTGGCTGGGAAAGGCTCCGGTGCGTTCGCTCAGTTCTACGCCGAACGCGCACGAGGCGGCGCCTCGCTCATTGTCACGGGAGGTGTGTCGCCGAACTACGAGGGCCGCATGGAGCCCGGCGCTGCGGTGCTCGACCGCGAGAGCGCGGTGGGCGACCACGCGCCTATCGTCGCGGCGGTACACGAGGCCGGCAGCGCCATCGTGATGCAGATATTGCACGCAGGCCGCTACGCAAAGCATGACGCCGCAGTAGGCCCTTCCAACGTACCGGCCGCTATCAACCGTTTCACCCCGCGCCCGCTGCGTGCCGACGAGGTCGAGCGCACGATCGAGGACTATGTCGAGTGTGCCATCCTCGCGCAGGCAGCCGGATACGACGGCGTCGACGTGATGGGATCCGAAGGCTATCTCATCAACCAGTTTACTGCCCGGCGCACCAACAACCGCCGTGACGCGTGGGGCGGAAGCGCCGAGAATCGCATGCGTTTTGCGCTCGAGGTCGTCGGGCGCATGCGCGCAAGGCTGGGCCCGCAATTCGCCATCCTGTACCGCATATCCGCGCTGGACCTGGTCGAGGACGGGGCAACAGCCGAGGAAACCGCGGCGCTCGCCAGCGCGTTGGAACGCTCCGGTGCGAACGCCTTGAGCACCGGAATCGGTTGGCACGAGTCGCGTGTACCGACGGTCGCTCACATGGTGCCACGCGGGGCATGGCGCTTCGCCGCGGCGCGCCTCAAAGGCGCAGTGTCGATACCGGTCGTCGCATCGAACCGAATCAATACGCCGAAGCTCGCCGAAGACATACTTGCGCTGGGCGAGGCCGATCTCGTCGCGCTCGCACGGCCGCTGCTGGCCGATCCCGATTTTCTGCTCAAGGCAGGCACCGGGCGGGCGGCGAGCATTGCACCATGCATCGCATGCAATCAGGCATGCCTCGACTACATCTTCACCGATCGCATCGCGACTTGTCTGGTCAATCCTCGCGCGGGACGCGAACTGGACTACCCTGCCGCTCTGGCGAGCAAGCGTGAACGCATCGCGGTCGGCGGTTCGGGACCGGCAGGTCTCGCCTTCGCCATTACGGCCGCAGCTCGCGGTCATGCAGTGACGCTATTCGAGTCGCAAATCCGCATCGGAGGTCAGCTGCAGCTCGCTTGCCGGGTGCCGGGCAAGGAGGAGTTCGCATCCCTGCTGGCATACTACGACCACGAAGTGCGCCGTCTCGGCATAGAGCTTCGGCTGGCCACTGCGCTCACCGCAGAGTTGACGCGCGACGGGTTCTTCGATCGCATCGTGCTTGCCACGGGGGTCGTGCCGCGCAAACCTCGTTTCGGCGGACTCGATCACCCAAAGGTCTCGTGGTATCCCGAAGTCCTGAAAGGCTGCGTCGTGCCAGGCGAGCGCGTGGCCGTGATCGGCGCCGGCGCCATCGCCTTCGATATTGCCGAATACCTCACTGCAACCGCCGCGGCTGACGAGCAGCAGTTCTATCGCGAGTGGGGCGTCGTCCGGAGCGTGAACATGCCCGGCGGCATCGCACCTGCGCGGCCGGCGCCTGCGCAGCGCGCCGTGCATTTATTCCAGCGCGCGCCGGGCCGTCCGGCTGCGCGGCTCGGTATCTCCACGGGCTGGATCATCCGCACGGCGCTCCAGCGTCGCAACGTCACCATACTGACCGGATGCGAATACCGGCACGTGGACGATGCCGGGCTGCACTTCTCCGTCCAGGGAAAGGCGCAGTCCATTGCAGTAGACGACGTCGTCGTCTGCGCCGGCCAGGAGGCGATCCATCCTCCGGCGAGCGAACTCGAAGCCCTGGGGGTGCCGGTACATTTGATCGGAGGTGCACGCGATGCTGTCGCGATCGACGCCCGCCGTGCGATCGAGGAAGGATACCGGCTCGCTTTGAAATGCTGA